Within the Sulfuriferula thiophila genome, the region GGTGGTGGGGGTATCCTCAACCACATCGTGCAGCAACGCAGCCATCAACGCTTGCGCATCGAGATGCCATTGCGCCAGGATTCCGGCTACCGCAACCGGATGATGAATATAGGCTTCACCACTTTTACGGAATTGCCCGGTATGGGCTATCCGGCTGAACTCGAATGCCGCCTGAACCTGCGCAACATCTTCCGCTTTCAAATACTTCAGTTGCGCGCTAATTTCTTCGAGTTCAGGCATAACGTTACGCTACTAAATCAAGCACGACCACGGTTCAGAATTTCACGGCCAACTTCGCCTGCGGCGATTTCTTTTAAGGCGACGACAGTAGGTTTGTCACGACCGGCTTCGACTTTAGGCGTATGGCCGTTAGCGAGCTGGCGCGCACGATAGGTAGCAGCCAGCGTCAGCTCAAAGCGATTAGGAATCTTACTAATACAATCATCAACAGTAATACGAGCCATATCAATTCCTTAACTATTCAACGAGGTAAATAAACCAGCGTAGCGTGCCTGTTGTCGCGCAACACGCAAACGGTACGCACGGAACACGGCGAGCATATCTGCTAGCGCCATGTCAAAATCATCGTTAATGATAACATAGTCAAACTCGCCGACATGGCTTATATCCTCCCGCGCTGCCGCCAAGCGTCGCGCGACCACTTCCGCACTATCCTGACCACGGCCAATCAGCCGGTGCTGCAGCACATCCAGTGAGGGCGGTACGATAAATATCCCGACCGTATCCGCAAATAAGCGACGTACCTGCTCGGCCCCCTGCCAGTCAATTTCCAGCAACACATCATCCCCCGCCGCCAGGGCATTGCGTATCCAGGGTTCTGATGTGCCATAGTAATTACCATACACCTCGGCACTCTCCAGAAAAGCACCGGCCAGGCGCATTGCAGTAAATTCCTCGACACTCACGAAATGATAATCGCGACCATCCTCTTCGCCAGGCCGGGGCGCACGTGTGGTGTATGAAATCGACAGCCGTACCTGGTTATCACGGCCGAGCAGAGCACGAACCAAACTGGTTTTGCCTGCGCCCGACGGGGCGGTTAGAATAAACAAATTCCCGTTCACATTATTTTCCTTTTATCATGTCGAATTCGACCAACACCCCTGATTCACCATGCATCGGCTATTGCTCATGCAGCCTGGGAGATAAGGTCTGCAAAGGCTGCGGGCGTACCCAGGCCGAAGTAGACCAGTGGTTGTTTTACACCAACGCACAAAAACTCGCAGTATGGGAGCGAATCAATACACTAGACACCATCAGAACCCGTGCCCGGCACGATTAAATATCGTACGACCACACCGCATCAAATAATACCGCAATTCCCGCATTTTAAAAAAACCCGGGACGAAGATTCAAGCTTTTGCGTGAGCCTCAAAAAACAACGGAACCTAACCACCCATACCGGAGTCAAGCACCGGGAATATTTATATGAAAGAGACGATAATGAATTTTGCATTTAAAAAACTGATATTAACGCTGACCCTGGCATGCACCTCACTCGCTGCATTACCGGCACTGGCTGGCGACGATGATAGCTTTGCACCGGGCGGCACGGCGATAGACCGCCATACCGAGCAGTTTTCCAATCTTAAAATCGTCATGGACCTGAAGGCGGAAAGCGCTGCCAGCGCCGGGTTTGGCGCCACGGTTGCCA harbors:
- a CDS encoding DUF1289 domain-containing protein yields the protein MSNSTNTPDSPCIGYCSCSLGDKVCKGCGRTQAEVDQWLFYTNAQKLAVWERINTLDTIRTRARHD
- the rpoZ gene encoding DNA-directed RNA polymerase subunit omega, with the protein product MARITVDDCISKIPNRFELTLAATYRARQLANGHTPKVEAGRDKPTVVALKEIAAGEVGREILNRGRA
- the gmk gene encoding guanylate kinase; the encoded protein is MNGNLFILTAPSGAGKTSLVRALLGRDNQVRLSISYTTRAPRPGEEDGRDYHFVSVEEFTAMRLAGAFLESAEVYGNYYGTSEPWIRNALAAGDDVLLEIDWQGAEQVRRLFADTVGIFIVPPSLDVLQHRLIGRGQDSAEVVARRLAAAREDISHVGEFDYVIINDDFDMALADMLAVFRAYRLRVARQQARYAGLFTSLNS